A window of the Pseudomonas furukawaii genome harbors these coding sequences:
- a CDS encoding LysR substrate-binding domain-containing protein has product MQDLNDLLYFARVVEHGGFSAAGRALGVPKSRLSRRIAELETRLGVRLLQRTTRKLALTDVGERYLRHCQAMLAEAEQADEAVASLTAEPRGRLRVSCPTELAHSLLKEMIADFLARHPMVQLDLILTNRRVDLREEGVDVALRVREPADEDPSLIARYLSPAQAYLVASPVLLEGQDIRTPDDLQRLPALGALERDRRIHHTIYDADGQRREIALEARLGIEDFDVRKHAALAGLGFTMLPQMNCEAELRSGALVRLLPDWSLPGGHLQAVYTHRRGLLPAVRAWIEHLAEAFPEGRHTVV; this is encoded by the coding sequence ATGCAAGACCTCAACGATCTCCTCTATTTCGCCCGGGTGGTGGAGCACGGTGGCTTCTCCGCCGCCGGCCGAGCACTGGGCGTTCCCAAGTCGCGACTGTCCCGGCGCATCGCGGAACTGGAAACGCGCCTGGGCGTCCGCCTGCTGCAGCGCACCACCCGCAAGCTCGCCCTCACCGATGTCGGGGAGCGATACCTGCGCCATTGCCAGGCGATGCTGGCCGAAGCCGAGCAGGCGGACGAGGCGGTGGCCAGCCTGACCGCCGAGCCCCGTGGGCGGCTGCGGGTGTCCTGCCCGACGGAGCTGGCCCATTCCCTGTTGAAGGAAATGATCGCCGACTTCCTCGCCCGTCATCCCATGGTGCAACTCGACCTGATCCTCACCAACCGCCGGGTGGACCTGCGAGAGGAAGGTGTGGACGTGGCCCTGCGCGTGCGCGAACCCGCCGACGAGGACCCCAGCCTGATCGCCCGCTACCTGAGCCCGGCCCAGGCCTACCTGGTGGCCTCGCCCGTCCTGCTGGAAGGCCAGGACATCCGCACCCCGGACGATCTGCAGCGGCTACCGGCACTCGGCGCCCTGGAGCGTGACCGGCGTATCCATCACACAATCTACGACGCCGATGGCCAGCGCCGGGAGATCGCCCTGGAAGCCCGCCTCGGCATCGAGGACTTCGATGTCCGCAAGCACGCGGCACTGGCCGGCCTCGGCTTCACCATGCTGCCGCAGATGAACTGCGAGGCCGAGCTGCGCAGCGGCGCCCTGGTGCGCCTGCTACCGGACTGGAGCCTGCCCGGCGGGCATCTGCAGGCCGTCTACACCCACAGGCGCGGCCTGCTGCCGGCGGTGCGCGCCTGGATCGAGCACCTGGCCGAGGCCTTCCCCGAAGGGCGCCATACCGTCGTCTGA
- a CDS encoding FMN-dependent NADH-azoreductase, translating to MKLLHLDSSILGDASASRQLSRAVVDAWVAAEPSAQVSYRDLANDSISHLSALSLVAGGTPSELRDAAQKHEAELGEATLNEFLAADAIVIGAPMYNFTIPSQLKAWIDRIAVAGKTFRYTESGPEGLAGGKKVVIVSTAGGIHAGQESGQAHEDYLKRVLNFLGVTDIEIVRAEGLAYGDEPRANAFSSARAQIGELFATA from the coding sequence ATGAAACTCCTGCACCTCGACTCCAGCATCCTCGGCGACGCATCCGCCTCCCGCCAACTGAGCCGCGCCGTGGTCGACGCCTGGGTGGCCGCCGAGCCCAGCGCCCAGGTCAGCTACCGCGACCTGGCCAACGATTCCATCAGCCATCTCTCGGCCCTGAGCCTGGTCGCCGGCGGTACGCCTTCGGAGTTGCGCGACGCCGCCCAGAAGCATGAGGCCGAGCTGGGCGAAGCCACCCTGAACGAGTTCCTTGCCGCCGACGCCATCGTCATCGGCGCGCCCATGTACAACTTCACCATCCCCAGCCAGCTGAAGGCCTGGATCGACCGCATCGCCGTCGCCGGCAAGACCTTCCGCTACACCGAGAGCGGCCCGGAAGGCCTGGCGGGCGGCAAGAAGGTGGTGATCGTCTCCACTGCCGGCGGTATCCATGCCGGCCAGGAAAGCGGCCAGGCCCACGAGGACTACCTGAAGCGGGTGCTGAACTTCCTCGGCGTGACCGATATCGAGATCGTCCGCGCAGAAGGACTGGCCTACGGCGATGAGCCCCGCGCCAATGCCTTCAGCTCGGCCAGGGCGCAGATCGGCGAGCTGTTCGCCACCGCCTGA
- a CDS encoding ABC-F family ATPase — protein sequence MISTANITMQFGAKPLFENVSVKFGNGNRYGLIGANGCGKSTFMKILGGELEPSAGQVMLEPNTRLGKLRQDQFAYEDFSVIDTVIMGHEELWKVKAERDRIYSLPEMSEDDGMAVAELEVQFAEMDGYTAESRAGELLLGVGIPLDQHFGPMSAVAPGWKLRVLLAQALFSDPDVLLLDEPTNHLDINTIRWLEGVLTARNSTMIIISHDRHFLNSVCTHMADLDYGELRLFPGNYDEYMTAAEQARERLLSDNAKKKAQIAELQQFVSRFSANASKAKQATSRARQIDKIQLEEVKPSSRVSPFIRFEQYKKLHRQAVTLDKVSQGFDGTPLFKNLSMQIEAGERVAIIGPNGIGKTTLLRTLVGEMPPMSGEVKWTESADVGYFAQDHAEDFEDDVTLFDWMGQWTQGGEQLVRGTLGRMLFSNDEIKKSVKVISGGEQGRMLFGKLILKKPNVLVMDEPTNHLDMESIEALNLALENYPGTLIFVSHDREFVGSLATRIIELSENGVTDFSGTYDDYLRSQGVIV from the coding sequence GTGATCTCCACCGCAAATATCACCATGCAGTTCGGCGCCAAGCCGCTGTTCGAGAACGTTTCCGTCAAGTTCGGCAACGGCAACCGCTACGGCCTGATCGGCGCCAATGGCTGCGGAAAGTCGACCTTCATGAAGATCCTCGGCGGTGAGCTGGAGCCCTCCGCCGGCCAGGTGATGCTTGAGCCCAACACCCGCCTGGGCAAGCTGCGCCAGGACCAGTTCGCCTACGAAGACTTCAGCGTGATCGATACCGTGATCATGGGCCACGAGGAACTCTGGAAGGTGAAGGCCGAGCGTGACCGCATCTACTCGCTGCCGGAAATGAGCGAGGACGACGGCATGGCCGTGGCCGAACTGGAAGTGCAGTTCGCCGAGATGGACGGCTACACCGCCGAGTCCCGCGCCGGCGAGCTGCTGCTGGGCGTGGGCATTCCCCTGGACCAGCACTTCGGCCCCATGAGCGCCGTGGCCCCTGGCTGGAAACTGCGGGTGCTGCTGGCCCAGGCGCTGTTCTCCGACCCGGATGTACTGCTGCTGGACGAGCCGACCAACCACCTGGACATCAACACCATCCGCTGGCTGGAAGGCGTGCTCACGGCGCGCAACAGCACCATGATCATCATTTCCCACGACCGTCACTTCCTGAACAGCGTCTGCACCCACATGGCGGACCTGGACTACGGCGAGCTGCGCCTGTTCCCGGGGAACTACGACGAGTACATGACCGCCGCCGAACAGGCCCGCGAACGCCTGCTCTCCGACAACGCCAAGAAGAAGGCGCAGATCGCCGAGCTGCAGCAGTTCGTCAGCCGCTTCTCGGCCAACGCCTCCAAGGCCAAGCAGGCCACCAGCCGCGCCCGCCAGATCGACAAGATCCAGCTGGAGGAGGTCAAGCCGTCCAGCCGCGTGAGCCCCTTCATCCGCTTCGAGCAGTACAAGAAGCTGCACCGCCAGGCGGTGACCCTGGACAAGGTCAGCCAGGGCTTCGACGGCACGCCGCTGTTCAAGAACCTGTCCATGCAGATCGAGGCCGGCGAGCGCGTGGCCATCATCGGTCCCAACGGCATCGGCAAGACCACCCTGCTGCGTACCCTGGTGGGCGAGATGCCGCCGATGTCCGGTGAAGTGAAATGGACCGAGAGCGCCGACGTGGGCTATTTCGCCCAGGACCACGCCGAGGACTTCGAGGACGATGTGACCCTGTTCGACTGGATGGGCCAGTGGACCCAGGGTGGCGAACAGCTGGTGCGCGGCACCCTCGGCCGCATGCTGTTCTCCAACGACGAGATCAAGAAGTCGGTGAAGGTGATCTCCGGTGGCGAACAGGGCCGCATGCTGTTCGGCAAGCTGATCCTGAAGAAGCCCAACGTACTGGTGATGGACGAACCCACCAACCACCTGGACATGGAGTCCATCGAGGCGCTCAACCTGGCACTGGAGAACTACCCCGGCACCCTGATCTTCGTCAGCCACGACCGCGAATTCGTCGGTTCCCTGGCCACCCGCATCATCGAGCTCTCGGAGAACGGCGTGACGGACTTCAGCGGCACCTACGACGACTACCTGCGCAGCCAGGGCGTGATCGTCTGA
- a CDS encoding peptidylprolyl isomerase gives MAKALARHILVKTEAEAEQLKKRLEKGEDFAVLARKHSICPSAKRGGDLGEVRPGQMVRVIDQVIFKKPVRVVHGPVKSQFGYHLVQVFFRD, from the coding sequence ATGGCCAAGGCCCTTGCCCGCCATATCCTGGTCAAGACCGAGGCGGAAGCCGAACAGCTGAAAAAGCGCCTGGAAAAAGGTGAGGACTTCGCCGTCCTGGCCCGGAAACACTCGATCTGCCCTTCCGCCAAACGCGGCGGCGACCTGGGCGAGGTTCGCCCCGGCCAGATGGTCCGGGTGATCGACCAGGTGATCTTCAAGAAGCCCGTGCGCGTCGTCCATGGCCCGGTGAAAAGCCAGTTCGGCTATCACCTGGTGCAGGTGTTCTTCCGCGACTGA
- a CDS encoding PilT/PilU family type 4a pilus ATPase, with protein MDLSSMLKILASQDGSDLYLSTGAPPCAKFNGLLRPLSTEPLKAGDVARIAESIMDAEQRAEFDKELEMNLAISLPNIGRFRVNIFRQRNEVSIVARNIKLDIPRFEDLKLPEVLLKMVMEKRGLVLFVGGTGSGKSTSLAALIDYRNRNSGGHIITIEDPVEYVHRHKKSIINQREVGVDTRSFHAALKNTLRQAPDVILIGEIRDRETMEHALAFADTGHLAISTLHANNANQALDRIINFFPEERRPQLLNDLGNNLKAFVSQRLVRTQDGKRRAAVEVLLGTSTISDLIKRGEFHSIKEIMEKSRGLGMQTFDQALFDLVVEGAIPEDEAIKNADSANNLRLKLKLYRDGPATSPASPTPTATPAPAPAGSEEAANWGMELTLEDLPEDEPPEDPGRRF; from the coding sequence ATGGACCTTTCCTCGATGTTGAAAATCCTGGCCAGCCAGGATGGTTCCGACCTCTACCTGTCCACCGGCGCCCCGCCCTGCGCCAAGTTCAACGGCCTGTTGCGACCCTTGAGCACCGAGCCCTTGAAGGCCGGTGACGTGGCCCGGATCGCCGAGTCGATCATGGATGCGGAGCAGCGGGCCGAGTTCGACAAAGAGCTGGAGATGAACCTCGCCATCTCCCTGCCCAATATCGGCCGCTTCCGCGTCAACATCTTCCGCCAGCGCAACGAGGTCTCCATCGTCGCGCGCAACATCAAGCTGGATATCCCGCGCTTCGAGGACCTCAAGCTGCCGGAGGTGCTGCTCAAGATGGTCATGGAGAAGCGCGGCCTGGTGCTCTTCGTCGGCGGTACCGGCTCGGGCAAGTCCACCTCGCTGGCGGCGCTGATCGATTACCGCAACCGCAACAGCGGCGGCCACATCATCACCATCGAGGACCCGGTGGAGTACGTGCACCGGCACAAGAAGTCCATCATCAACCAGCGCGAGGTGGGGGTGGACACCCGCAGTTTCCATGCGGCCCTGAAGAACACCCTGCGCCAGGCGCCGGACGTGATCCTCATCGGCGAGATCCGCGACCGCGAGACCATGGAGCATGCCCTGGCCTTCGCCGATACCGGCCACCTGGCCATTTCCACGCTGCACGCCAACAACGCCAACCAGGCCCTCGACCGCATCATCAACTTCTTCCCCGAGGAGCGCCGGCCGCAGTTGCTCAATGACCTGGGGAACAACCTCAAGGCCTTCGTCTCCCAGCGCCTGGTGCGGACCCAGGACGGCAAGCGCCGCGCGGCGGTGGAAGTGCTGCTGGGCACCTCCACCATCAGCGACCTGATCAAGCGCGGCGAATTCCACTCCATCAAGGAGATCATGGAGAAGTCCCGGGGCCTGGGCATGCAGACCTTCGACCAGGCGCTGTTCGACCTGGTGGTGGAAGGGGCCATCCCCGAGGACGAGGCGATCAAGAACGCCGATTCGGCCAACAACCTGCGCCTGAAGCTCAAGCTCTATCGCGACGGCCCAGCCACGTCACCGGCCAGCCCGACACCGACCGCCACCCCGGCACCGGCTCCGGCCGGCTCCGAGGAGGCCGCCAACTGGGGGATGGAGCTGACCCTGGAAGACCTCCCTGAAGACGAGCCGCCGGAAGACCCGGGGCGCCGCTTCTGA
- a CDS encoding nucleobase:cation symporter-2 family protein — MTSSSQPQVTGQRPEDERLGVGANLAYGLQHVLTMYGGIVAVPLIIGQAAGLSPEDIGLLITASLFVGGLATLLQTLGLPFFGCQLPLVQGVSFAGVSTMVAILATHGGGGGLPTILGAVIAASMIGLLITPVFSRITKFFPPLVTGIVITTIGLTLMPVAARWAMGGNSRAEDFGSMANVGLAALTLAVVLLLSKLGSASISRLSILLAMVIGTLIAASLGMADFSRVFDGPVFAYPQPLRFGVPVFEVAAILSMIIVILVTMVETSADILAVGEIIGTKVDSQRLSNGLRADMISSSIAPLLGSFTQSAFAQNVGLVAVTGVKSRYVVATGGLILVTLGLLPLMGRIIAAVPSSVLGGAGVVLFGTVAASGIRTLSRVDYRNNMNLIIVASSIGFGMIPIAAPAFYEHFPSWFATIFHSGISSAAIMAIALNLLFNHLKVGNSDRQSVFVAGTERRFLRQKDIAKLREGDYFLDGKLYDANGEEVSVLEAPATPPRPERESASSPGGD, encoded by the coding sequence ATGACTTCATCCTCCCAGCCCCAGGTCACCGGCCAGCGCCCCGAAGACGAGCGTCTCGGCGTCGGCGCCAACCTGGCCTACGGCCTGCAGCACGTGCTCACCATGTACGGGGGCATCGTCGCGGTGCCGCTGATCATCGGGCAGGCCGCTGGCCTGTCGCCCGAGGACATCGGCCTGCTGATCACGGCCTCCCTGTTCGTCGGCGGCCTGGCCACCCTGCTTCAGACCCTGGGCCTGCCTTTCTTCGGCTGCCAGCTGCCCCTGGTGCAAGGCGTGTCCTTCGCCGGCGTGTCCACCATGGTGGCGATCCTCGCGACCCATGGCGGTGGCGGCGGCCTGCCCACCATCCTCGGCGCGGTAATCGCCGCCTCCATGATCGGCCTGCTGATCACCCCGGTGTTCTCGCGGATCACCAAATTCTTCCCGCCGCTGGTCACCGGCATCGTCATCACCACCATCGGCCTGACCCTGATGCCTGTCGCGGCCCGTTGGGCCATGGGCGGCAACAGCCGCGCCGAGGACTTCGGCAGCATGGCCAACGTGGGCCTGGCCGCGCTGACCCTGGCGGTGGTGCTGCTGCTGAGCAAACTGGGCAGCGCCAGCATCTCGCGCCTGTCGATCCTGCTGGCCATGGTGATCGGCACCCTGATCGCCGCCTCCCTCGGCATGGCGGATTTCTCGCGGGTGTTCGACGGGCCCGTCTTCGCCTATCCGCAGCCGCTGCGCTTCGGCGTGCCGGTGTTCGAGGTGGCGGCCATCCTGTCCATGATCATCGTGATCCTGGTGACCATGGTGGAAACCTCGGCGGACATCCTGGCCGTGGGCGAGATCATCGGCACCAAGGTGGATTCGCAGCGCCTGTCCAATGGACTGCGCGCCGACATGATCTCCAGTTCCATCGCGCCGCTGCTCGGCTCCTTCACCCAGAGCGCCTTCGCCCAGAACGTCGGCCTGGTGGCGGTCACGGGGGTGAAGAGCCGCTACGTGGTGGCCACCGGCGGGCTGATCCTGGTCACCCTGGGCCTGCTGCCGCTGATGGGCCGGATCATCGCCGCCGTGCCTTCCTCGGTGCTGGGCGGCGCCGGCGTGGTGCTGTTCGGCACCGTGGCCGCCAGCGGCATCCGCACGCTGTCACGGGTGGACTACCGCAACAACATGAACCTGATCATCGTCGCCAGCTCCATCGGCTTCGGCATGATCCCGATCGCGGCACCGGCCTTCTACGAGCACTTCCCCAGCTGGTTCGCCACCATCTTCCACTCCGGCATCAGCTCGGCCGCCATCATGGCCATCGCGCTGAACCTGCTGTTCAACCACCTCAAGGTGGGCAACTCGGACCGGCAGTCGGTGTTCGTCGCGGGCACCGAGCGACGCTTCCTGCGGCAGAAGGACATCGCCAAACTGCGTGAAGGCGACTACTTCCTCGACGGCAAGCTCTACGACGCCAATGGCGAGGAAGTCTCGGTGCTCGAGGCGCCCGCCACGCCGCCTCGCCCGGAACGGGAAAGCGCCAGCAGCCCCGGCGGGGACTGA
- a CDS encoding DJ-1/PfpI family protein: MRIAVLTFEGFNELDSFVAAGVLNRLRGQGWLAEITAPTASVTSMNGVRVQAQQPLEFANEADVVLFGSGILTRDIARDSALLARLRLDPARQLVGSQCSGALLMARLGLLGGIPACTDLTTKPWVIEAGVEVLDQPFFARGNLATAGGCLSAPYLAAWVIARLAGEAACAEALHYVAPVGEKAFFVERALGVIRPYL; the protein is encoded by the coding sequence ATGCGCATCGCGGTACTCACCTTCGAGGGTTTCAATGAACTGGATTCCTTTGTCGCCGCCGGTGTCCTGAACCGGTTGCGCGGGCAGGGCTGGCTCGCGGAAATCACCGCGCCGACGGCCTCCGTTACCTCGATGAACGGTGTTCGCGTCCAGGCCCAGCAGCCCCTGGAATTCGCCAACGAAGCCGATGTGGTGCTGTTCGGCAGCGGCATCCTGACCCGCGATATCGCCCGCGACAGCGCCCTGCTGGCCCGCCTGCGGCTGGACCCGGCGCGCCAGCTGGTGGGCTCGCAATGCTCGGGGGCACTCCTGATGGCCCGGCTCGGTTTGCTGGGCGGCATTCCGGCCTGCACCGACCTGACCACCAAACCCTGGGTGATCGAGGCGGGCGTCGAGGTGCTGGACCAACCCTTCTTCGCCCGCGGAAACCTCGCCACCGCCGGTGGTTGCCTGTCGGCGCCGTACCTGGCGGCCTGGGTCATCGCCCGTCTGGCCGGGGAGGCGGCCTGCGCCGAGGCGCTGCATTACGTGGCGCCCGTGGGGGAGAAGGCGTTCTTCGTGGAGCGGGCGCTGGGGGTGATCAGACCGTATCTGTAG
- a CDS encoding acetoacetate--CoA ligase: MDQPLWTPSPERVAATRLDAFRRRVAQRHGLALPDYPALHAWSLDHREAFWEAMVDTFDIRFDTPPRAVLEEGAAMPSAHWFPGATLNFAEHLLRRRDDQIALVAVAEDGSRMQLTYRDLAAHVAGLQHSLKAAGVGLGDRVAAFMPNTWETVVGMLAATSLGATWSSCSPDFGTQGVIDRFGQIEPKVLIAAAGYRYAGKNLDLTAKLNEILGRMPSLQHLLVVPYSRPEAEPKDFSTPARVTLWSAFYQPGGDPAFTPVPFEHPLYILYSSGTTGVPKCIVHGTGGTLLQHVKEHGLHCDLTAGDTLFYFTTCGWMMWNWLVSGLALGATLVLYDGSPFHPGPERLMDLVDTEGISLFGTSAKYLAALEKAGIRPRLSHRLERLKAVLSTGSPLSHESFEYVYRDIKAELCLSSISGGTDIISCFALGNPVLPVWRGELQCKGLGMDVQVWDEDGRRLFGEKGELVCTRHFPSMPVGFWNDPDGEKFRAAYFETFPGIWAHGDYAEETPHGGLVIHGRSDAVLNPGGVRIGTAEIYRQVEKVEDVLESIAIGQDWEGDVRVVLFVRLREGVTLDDGLRERIRQVIRANTTPRHVPAKIIAVADIPRTLSGKIVELAVRNVVHGRPVRNTDALANPQALELFRDLAELRS, encoded by the coding sequence ATGGACCAGCCCCTGTGGACCCCCAGCCCGGAGCGGGTCGCCGCCACCCGCCTGGATGCCTTCCGCCGCCGGGTGGCCCAGCGCCACGGCCTGGCGCTGCCGGACTACCCGGCCCTGCACGCCTGGAGCCTGGATCATCGCGAGGCCTTCTGGGAGGCCATGGTCGACACCTTCGATATCCGCTTCGACACCCCACCGCGCGCCGTGCTGGAGGAAGGCGCCGCCATGCCCAGCGCCCACTGGTTCCCCGGCGCCACCCTGAACTTCGCCGAACACCTGCTGCGCCGCCGCGACGACCAGATCGCCCTGGTGGCGGTCGCCGAGGATGGCAGCCGTATGCAGTTGACCTATCGCGACCTGGCGGCCCATGTCGCCGGGCTGCAGCACAGCTTGAAGGCCGCCGGCGTGGGCCTCGGCGACCGGGTTGCGGCCTTCATGCCCAATACCTGGGAGACGGTGGTGGGCATGCTGGCCGCCACCAGCCTGGGCGCCACCTGGTCGTCCTGTTCGCCGGACTTCGGCACCCAGGGGGTGATCGACCGCTTCGGGCAGATCGAGCCCAAGGTGCTGATCGCCGCCGCCGGCTACCGCTACGCCGGCAAGAACCTGGACCTGACCGCCAAGCTGAATGAAATCCTCGGCCGGATGCCCTCGCTGCAACACCTGCTGGTGGTGCCCTACTCCCGTCCCGAGGCGGAGCCGAAGGACTTCAGCACCCCGGCGCGAGTCACCCTGTGGAGCGCCTTCTACCAGCCCGGAGGCGACCCCGCCTTCACCCCGGTGCCCTTCGAGCACCCGCTCTACATCCTCTACTCCAGCGGCACCACCGGTGTGCCCAAGTGCATCGTCCACGGCACCGGCGGCACCCTGCTGCAACATGTGAAGGAACATGGCCTGCACTGTGACCTGACGGCCGGCGACACGCTGTTCTACTTCACCACCTGCGGCTGGATGATGTGGAACTGGCTGGTGTCGGGCCTGGCCCTGGGCGCCACCCTGGTGCTCTACGACGGCTCGCCCTTCCATCCCGGCCCGGAACGCCTGATGGACCTGGTGGACACCGAGGGCATCAGCCTCTTCGGCACCAGCGCCAAGTACCTGGCCGCCCTGGAGAAGGCCGGTATCAGACCCCGCCTGAGCCACCGCCTGGAGCGGCTCAAGGCGGTGCTGTCCACCGGCTCGCCGCTGTCCCACGAGAGCTTCGAGTACGTCTATCGCGACATCAAGGCAGAGCTCTGCCTGTCCTCCATCTCCGGCGGCACCGACATCATTTCCTGCTTCGCCCTGGGCAACCCGGTGCTGCCGGTCTGGCGCGGGGAGCTGCAGTGCAAGGGCCTGGGCATGGATGTGCAGGTCTGGGACGAGGACGGCCGGCGGCTGTTCGGCGAGAAAGGCGAACTGGTGTGCACGCGGCACTTCCCATCCATGCCGGTGGGTTTCTGGAACGACCCAGACGGCGAGAAATTCCGCGCCGCCTATTTCGAGACCTTTCCCGGCATCTGGGCCCACGGCGACTACGCCGAGGAAACGCCCCACGGCGGGCTGGTGATCCATGGCCGCTCCGATGCCGTGCTCAACCCCGGTGGCGTGCGCATCGGCACGGCGGAGATCTACCGGCAGGTGGAGAAGGTGGAGGATGTGCTGGAGTCCATCGCCATCGGCCAGGACTGGGAGGGCGACGTGCGGGTGGTGCTCTTCGTGCGGCTGCGCGAGGGCGTGACGCTGGACGACGGGCTGCGGGAACGCATCCGCCAGGTGATACGCGCCAACACCACGCCGCGCCATGTGCCGGCGAAGATCATTGCCGTGGCGGACATTCCCCGCACCCTCAGCGGAAAGATCGTCGAGCTGGCGGTGCGCAATGTGGTGCACGGTCGCCCGGTGAGGAACACCGATGCCCTGGCCAATCCGCAGGCGCTGGAGCTGTTCCGGGACCTTGCCGAGCTGAGAAGCTGA
- a CDS encoding LysR family transcriptional regulator, whose product MTIKQLRAFLAVAQSLSFAQACERLHLSQPALSLAIKNLEESLGGQLLVRTTRSVALTPEGETLLPIARRLLADWDNTEELLRQHFTLQLGKVSIAAMPSFAGNLLPVALKAFRDRHPKVNVAVHDVINEQVLEMVRNRRVELGIAFEPENLEGLAFTPFYTDRFVAVVPADCALAQRSELTWAELLEQPFITLQRPSTVRLMLEELVAADHGKLPVAFESHQLSTIGRMVAQGLGVSAVPSLCIQQMQELGAHCVALGSPQLERRVGLFRLADHELSSAAQAMCDVLLHIRDWKRVGLPTAYAE is encoded by the coding sequence ATGACCATCAAGCAACTGCGCGCCTTCCTCGCCGTGGCCCAGAGCCTGAGCTTCGCCCAGGCCTGCGAGCGCCTGCACCTCTCGCAGCCCGCCCTCTCCCTGGCGATCAAGAACCTGGAGGAATCCCTCGGCGGCCAGTTGCTGGTGCGCACCACCCGCAGCGTGGCCCTGACGCCGGAAGGCGAGACGCTGCTGCCCATCGCCCGCCGCCTGCTGGCCGATTGGGACAACACCGAGGAGCTGCTGCGCCAGCACTTCACCCTGCAGCTGGGCAAGGTGTCCATCGCCGCCATGCCCTCCTTCGCCGGCAACCTGCTGCCGGTGGCGCTGAAGGCCTTCCGCGACCGGCACCCGAAGGTGAACGTGGCGGTGCATGACGTGATCAACGAGCAGGTGCTGGAGATGGTGCGCAACCGGCGCGTGGAGCTGGGCATCGCCTTCGAGCCGGAGAACCTCGAGGGGCTGGCCTTCACGCCTTTCTATACCGATCGTTTCGTCGCCGTGGTGCCGGCGGACTGCGCGCTCGCGCAACGTTCCGAACTGACCTGGGCGGAGCTGCTGGAGCAGCCCTTCATCACCCTGCAACGGCCGTCCACGGTGCGGCTGATGCTGGAGGAACTCGTCGCGGCGGACCACGGCAAGCTGCCGGTGGCCTTCGAGAGCCACCAGCTGTCCACCATCGGCCGCATGGTGGCCCAGGGACTGGGGGTCAGCGCGGTGCCCAGCCTGTGCATCCAGCAGATGCAGGAGCTCGGCGCGCACTGCGTCGCGCTGGGCAGCCCTCAGCTGGAACGCCGCGTGGGGCTGTTCCGGCTGGCCGACCACGAGCTTTCCAGCGCCGCCCAGGCCATGTGCGACGTGCTGCTGCACATCCGGGACTGGAAACGCGTCGGCCTGCCCACCGCCTATGCTGAATAA
- a CDS encoding CoA transferase subunit A — MSGLDKRVGSYEEALAGLTDDMTILAGGFGLCGIPENLIAEIRRRGVKGLTVVSNNCGVDGFGLGVLLEERQIRKMIASYVGENALFEQQLLSGELEVELTPQGTLAERLRAGGAGIPAFFTATGYGTPVAEGKEAREFDGRHYIMERGITGDFAIVKGWKADHFGNVIYRHTAQNFNPVVATAGRITVVEVEEIVEPGELDPAQIHTPGIYVDRIICGTFEKRIEKRTVRS; from the coding sequence ATGAGCGGACTCGACAAGCGCGTAGGCTCCTACGAAGAGGCCCTGGCCGGGCTGACCGACGACATGACCATCCTGGCCGGGGGCTTCGGCCTCTGCGGCATCCCGGAAAACCTGATCGCCGAGATCCGCCGCCGTGGCGTCAAGGGCCTGACCGTGGTCTCCAACAACTGCGGCGTCGACGGCTTCGGCCTCGGCGTGCTGCTGGAAGAGCGCCAGATCCGCAAGATGATCGCCTCCTACGTCGGCGAAAACGCCCTGTTCGAGCAACAGCTGCTGTCCGGCGAACTGGAAGTGGAACTCACCCCCCAGGGCACCCTCGCCGAGCGCCTGCGCGCGGGCGGCGCCGGCATCCCGGCCTTCTTCACCGCCACCGGCTACGGCACTCCGGTGGCCGAAGGCAAGGAAGCCCGTGAGTTCGACGGCCGCCACTACATCATGGAGCGTGGCATCACCGGCGATTTCGCCATCGTCAAGGGCTGGAAGGCCGACCATTTCGGCAACGTGATCTACCGCCACACGGCGCAGAACTTCAATCCCGTGGTGGCCACCGCCGGCCGCATCACCGTGGTGGAAGTGGAAGAGATCGTCGAGCCCGGCGAACTGGACCCGGCGCAGATCCACACCCCCGGCATCTACGTGGATCGCATCATCTGCGGGACCTTCGAGAAACGCATCGAGAAACGCACCGTTCGTTCCTGA